One window from the genome of Kryptolebias marmoratus isolate JLee-2015 linkage group LG1, ASM164957v2, whole genome shotgun sequence encodes:
- the ap1b1 gene encoding AP-1 complex subunit beta-1 isoform X1 gives MQEWANQLCENRQFGSKMTDSKYFTTTKKGEIFELKAELNSDKKEKKKEAVKKVIASMTVGKDVSALFPDVVNCMQTDNLELKKLVYLYLMNYAKSQPDMAIMAVNTFVKDCEDPNPLIRALAVRTMGCIRVDKITEYLCEPLRKCLKDEDPYVRKTAAVCVAKLHDINAQLVEDQGFLDTLKDLISDSNPMVVANAVAALSEIAESHPNSNLMDLNPQTINKLLTALNECTEWGQIFILDCLANYTPRDDRESQSICERVTPRLSHANSAVVLSAVKVLMKFMEMLPKDLDYYGTLLKKLAPPLVTLLSAEPELQYVALRNINLIVQRRPEILKHEMKVFFVKYNDPIYVKLEKLDIMIRLASQANIAQVLAELKEYATEVDVDFVRKAVRAIGRCAIKVEQSAERCVSTLLDLIQTKVNYVVQEAIVVIKDIFRKYPNKYESVIATLCENLDSLDEPEARAAMIWIVGEYAERIDNADELLESFLEGFHDESTQVQLQLLTAIVKLFLKKPTETQELVQQVLSLATQDSDNPDLRDRGYIYWRLLSTDPVAAKEVVLAEKPLISEETDLIEPTLLEELICHIGTLASVYHKPPSAFVEGSRGVQHKRLPGSAGSGESVESPDTSSAAGISDAPPAVIPSQGDLLGDLLNLDVTPPATTGPPPAANSGVQMGAMDLLGGGLDSLMGDESEPLGGDLGGSSAMGAGFGAAPAAMPASFSAPVSGGLDDLFDLGGGVGMPMGAFSPPKTVWLPAMKGKGLEISGTFARRAGVFQMELTLMNKAMSVMTDFAIQFNRNSFGIAPAGPLQVLTPLSPNQTIEVTLPLNTVGPVMKMDPLNNLQVAVKNNIDVFYFSCQYPISMLFVEDGKMERQVFLATWKDIPNDNESQFQIKDCHLSSDAASNKLQGSNIFTIAKRTVDGQDMLYQSMKLTNGIWVLAELRLQAGNPNYTVSLKCRAPEVSQCVFQSYEAVLKN, from the exons ATGCAGGAATGGGCCAATCAGTTATGC GAGAACCGACAGTTTGGATCCAAGATGACAGACTCCAAGTACTTCACCACTACCAAGAAAG GAGAAATTTTTGAGCTCAAAGCAGAGCTAAACAGTgacaagaaggagaagaagaaggaggcaGTGAAGAAGGTCATAGCATCCATGACAGTGGGCAAAGATGTCAG CGCTCTGTTTCCAGATGTTGTGAACTGCATGCAAACGGACAACCTGGAACTGAAAAAGTTGGTCTACCTCTACTTGATGAACTATGCCAAAAGTCAGCCAGACATGGCTATCATGGCTGTTAACACCTTTGTGAAG GACTGTGAAGATCCCAACCCCCTCATCCGAGCGCTTGCTGTCCGTACAATGGGCTGTATCCGTGTGGACAAGATCACGGAGTACCTCTGCGAGCCTCTAAGAAAATGTCTGAAGGATGAAGACCCCTATGTGAGGAAGACGGCTGCTGTGTGTGTAGCAAAGCTTCATGACATCAATGCCCAGCTGGTGGAGGACCAAGGCTTCCTGGACACCCTTAAAGATCTCATTTCGGACTCCAACCCCATG GTTGTTGCAAATGCAGTAGCAGCACTGTCTGAAATCGCAGAGTCTCATCCCAACAGTAATCTGATGGACCTAAACCCTCAGACCATTAACAAGTTGCTGACAGCTCTTAATGAATGTACAGAGTGGGGAcagatatttattcttgactgTCTGGCCAATTACACCCCTCGTGATGACCGTGAGTCCCAAAG CATCTGTGAGCGTGTCACCCCGCGGCTCTCCCATGCCAACTCTGCAGTGGTGTTGTCAGCggttaaagttttaatgaagttCATGGAAATGCTCCCCAAAGATTTGGACTATTACGGCACTCTGCTCAAGAAGCTCGCCCCCCCGCTGGTCACGCTCCTCTCTGCTGAGCCTGAGCTGCAGTACGTGGCGCTTAGAAACATCAATCTTATTGTCCAGAGACG ccCAGAGATCCTGAAGCATGAAATGAAGGTTTTCTTTGTCAAATACAATGACCCAATTTATGTCAAACTGGAGAAGCTGGACATCATGATTCGCCTTGCATCTCAAGCCAACATTGCCCAG GTGCTGGCTGAGTTAAAGGAGTATGCCACTGAGGTGGATGTGGACTTTGTGCGGAAAGCGGTCAGGGCCATTGGCCGCTGTGCCATCAAAGTGGAG CAATCAGCAGAGCGCTGTGTCAGCACACTTCTAGATCTCATACAGACCAAAGTCAATTATGTGGTGCAGGAGGCCATTGTAGTCATCAAGGACATTTTCCGCAAGTACCCCAACAA ATATGAGAGCGTGATTGCCACTCTGTGTGAGAATCTCGACTCGTTGGATGAGCCGGAGGCACGTGCTGCCATGATCTGGATTGTGGGAGAGTATGCCGAGCGCATTGACAATGCTGATGAGCTGCTGGAAAGCTTTTTGGAGGGTTTCCATGACGAAAGCACCCAG GTGCAGTTGCAGCTATTGACTGCAATTGTCAAGCTGTTCCTGAAAAAgcccacagagacacaggagcTGGTGCAGCAGGTTCTAAGCTTAGCCACACag GATTCTGATAACCCAGACCTCAGGGACAGAGGCTACATCTACTGGCGTCTGCTCTCTACGGATCCTGTGGCTGCCAAGGAGGTGGTTTTAGCAGAGAAGCCTCTGATTTCTGAGGAGACGGATCTGATTGAGCCAACCCTGCTGGAGGAGCTTATCTGCCACATTGGTACTCTGGCCTCCGTCTACCACAAGCCCCCCAGTGCCTTTGTCGAGGGCAGCCGGGGTGTTCAGCACAAGAGACTTCCAGGCAGCGCTGGATC tgGGGAGAGTGTTGAGAGCCCGGACACAAGCTCTGCTGCTGGGATTTCTGATGCTCCACCTGCTGTCATCCCATCCCAGGGAGACCTCCTGGGTGATCTTCTCAATCTTGATGTGACACCCCCTGCCACCACTggaccaccaccagcagccaATTCTGGTGTGCAGATGGGTGCCATGGATCTTCTCGGAGGAGGACTGGACAGCCtg ATGGGAGATGAGTCTGAGCCG CTTGGTGGAGACCTTGGAGGAAGTTCTGCT ATGGGGGCTGGTTTTGGTGCTGCTCCAGCTGCAATGCCGGCCTCATTCAGTGCCCCCGTTAGTGGTGGCCTGGATGACCTGTTCGATCTCGGAGGTGGCGTTGGCATGCCCATGGGAGCCTTCAGCCCCCCCAAAACG GTTTGGCTGCCAGCCATGAAGGGCAAGGGGCTTGAAATTTCAGGCACCTTTGCTCGCCGTGCTGGCGTCTTCCAAATGGAGTTGACCCTTATGAACAAAGCAATGAGCGTAATGACCGATTTTGCCATCCAGTTCAACAGAAACAG CTTTGGTATTGCTCCTGCCGGTCCCCTCCAGGTTCTGACCCCTCTGAGCCCAAACCAGACTATTGAAGTGACCCTTCCTCTCAATACTGTTGGACCTGTTATGAAGATGGACCCCCTCAACAACCTGCAG GTGGCTGTTAAGAACAACATTGACGTGTTTTACTTCAGCTGCCAGTACCCCATCAGCATGCTGTTTGTAGAGGACGGGAAGATGG aGCGGCAAGTTTTCCTCGCCACATGGAAAGACATTCCTAATGACAATGAGTCCCAGTTTCAGATCAAAGACTGCCATCTCAGCTCAG ATGCAGCCTCCAACAAACTGCAGGGCAGCAACATCTTCACCATAGCCAAGCGCACAGTTGATGGACAGGACATGCTGTATCAGTCCATGAAACTCACCAATGGCATCTGGGTGCTGGCTGAGCTCAGGCTGCAGGCAGGAAACCCAAATTACACA GTCTCTCTGAAGTGCAGAGCTCCGGAGGTTTCCCAGTGCGTGTTCCAGAGCTACGAGGCCGTGCTGAAGAACTGA
- the ap1b1 gene encoding AP-1 complex subunit beta-1 isoform X4, whose translation MQEWANQLCENRQFGSKMTDSKYFTTTKKGEIFELKAELNSDKKEKKKEAVKKVIASMTVGKDVSALFPDVVNCMQTDNLELKKLVYLYLMNYAKSQPDMAIMAVNTFVKDCEDPNPLIRALAVRTMGCIRVDKITEYLCEPLRKCLKDEDPYVRKTAAVCVAKLHDINAQLVEDQGFLDTLKDLISDSNPMVVANAVAALSEIAESHPNSNLMDLNPQTINKLLTALNECTEWGQIFILDCLANYTPRDDRESQSICERVTPRLSHANSAVVLSAVKVLMKFMEMLPKDLDYYGTLLKKLAPPLVTLLSAEPELQYVALRNINLIVQRRPEILKHEMKVFFVKYNDPIYVKLEKLDIMIRLASQANIAQVLAELKEYATEVDVDFVRKAVRAIGRCAIKVEQSAERCVSTLLDLIQTKVNYVVQEAIVVIKDIFRKYPNKYESVIATLCENLDSLDEPEARAAMIWIVGEYAERIDNADELLESFLEGFHDESTQVQLQLLTAIVKLFLKKPTETQELVQQVLSLATQDSDNPDLRDRGYIYWRLLSTDPVAAKEVVLAEKPLISEETDLIEPTLLEELICHIGTLASVYHKPPSAFVEGSRGVQHKRLPGSAGSGESVESPDTSSAAGISDAPPAVIPSQGDLLGDLLNLDVTPPATTGPPPAANSGVQMGAMDLLGGGLDSLMGDESEPPPIPLRTDTPQSPQTAQQSPSPPDYSPTELGGDLGGSSAMGAGFGAAPAAMPASFSAPVSGGLDDLFDLGGGVGMPMGAFSPPKTVWLPAMKGKGLEISGTFARRAGVFQMELTLMNKAMSVMTDFAIQFNRNSFGIAPAGPLQVLTPLSPNQTIEVTLPLNTVGPVMKMDPLNNLQVAVKNNIDVFYFSCQYPISMLFVEDGKMERQVFLATWKDIPNDNESQFQIKDCHLSSDAASNKLQGSNIFTIAKRTVDGQDMLYQSMKLTNGIWVLAELRLQAGNPNYTVSLKCRAPEVSQCVFQSYEAVLKN comes from the exons ATGCAGGAATGGGCCAATCAGTTATGC GAGAACCGACAGTTTGGATCCAAGATGACAGACTCCAAGTACTTCACCACTACCAAGAAAG GAGAAATTTTTGAGCTCAAAGCAGAGCTAAACAGTgacaagaaggagaagaagaaggaggcaGTGAAGAAGGTCATAGCATCCATGACAGTGGGCAAAGATGTCAG CGCTCTGTTTCCAGATGTTGTGAACTGCATGCAAACGGACAACCTGGAACTGAAAAAGTTGGTCTACCTCTACTTGATGAACTATGCCAAAAGTCAGCCAGACATGGCTATCATGGCTGTTAACACCTTTGTGAAG GACTGTGAAGATCCCAACCCCCTCATCCGAGCGCTTGCTGTCCGTACAATGGGCTGTATCCGTGTGGACAAGATCACGGAGTACCTCTGCGAGCCTCTAAGAAAATGTCTGAAGGATGAAGACCCCTATGTGAGGAAGACGGCTGCTGTGTGTGTAGCAAAGCTTCATGACATCAATGCCCAGCTGGTGGAGGACCAAGGCTTCCTGGACACCCTTAAAGATCTCATTTCGGACTCCAACCCCATG GTTGTTGCAAATGCAGTAGCAGCACTGTCTGAAATCGCAGAGTCTCATCCCAACAGTAATCTGATGGACCTAAACCCTCAGACCATTAACAAGTTGCTGACAGCTCTTAATGAATGTACAGAGTGGGGAcagatatttattcttgactgTCTGGCCAATTACACCCCTCGTGATGACCGTGAGTCCCAAAG CATCTGTGAGCGTGTCACCCCGCGGCTCTCCCATGCCAACTCTGCAGTGGTGTTGTCAGCggttaaagttttaatgaagttCATGGAAATGCTCCCCAAAGATTTGGACTATTACGGCACTCTGCTCAAGAAGCTCGCCCCCCCGCTGGTCACGCTCCTCTCTGCTGAGCCTGAGCTGCAGTACGTGGCGCTTAGAAACATCAATCTTATTGTCCAGAGACG ccCAGAGATCCTGAAGCATGAAATGAAGGTTTTCTTTGTCAAATACAATGACCCAATTTATGTCAAACTGGAGAAGCTGGACATCATGATTCGCCTTGCATCTCAAGCCAACATTGCCCAG GTGCTGGCTGAGTTAAAGGAGTATGCCACTGAGGTGGATGTGGACTTTGTGCGGAAAGCGGTCAGGGCCATTGGCCGCTGTGCCATCAAAGTGGAG CAATCAGCAGAGCGCTGTGTCAGCACACTTCTAGATCTCATACAGACCAAAGTCAATTATGTGGTGCAGGAGGCCATTGTAGTCATCAAGGACATTTTCCGCAAGTACCCCAACAA ATATGAGAGCGTGATTGCCACTCTGTGTGAGAATCTCGACTCGTTGGATGAGCCGGAGGCACGTGCTGCCATGATCTGGATTGTGGGAGAGTATGCCGAGCGCATTGACAATGCTGATGAGCTGCTGGAAAGCTTTTTGGAGGGTTTCCATGACGAAAGCACCCAG GTGCAGTTGCAGCTATTGACTGCAATTGTCAAGCTGTTCCTGAAAAAgcccacagagacacaggagcTGGTGCAGCAGGTTCTAAGCTTAGCCACACag GATTCTGATAACCCAGACCTCAGGGACAGAGGCTACATCTACTGGCGTCTGCTCTCTACGGATCCTGTGGCTGCCAAGGAGGTGGTTTTAGCAGAGAAGCCTCTGATTTCTGAGGAGACGGATCTGATTGAGCCAACCCTGCTGGAGGAGCTTATCTGCCACATTGGTACTCTGGCCTCCGTCTACCACAAGCCCCCCAGTGCCTTTGTCGAGGGCAGCCGGGGTGTTCAGCACAAGAGACTTCCAGGCAGCGCTGGATC tgGGGAGAGTGTTGAGAGCCCGGACACAAGCTCTGCTGCTGGGATTTCTGATGCTCCACCTGCTGTCATCCCATCCCAGGGAGACCTCCTGGGTGATCTTCTCAATCTTGATGTGACACCCCCTGCCACCACTggaccaccaccagcagccaATTCTGGTGTGCAGATGGGTGCCATGGATCTTCTCGGAGGAGGACTGGACAGCCtg ATGGGAGATGAGTCTGAGCCG CCGCCCATTCCTTTGCGGACGGACACTCCTCAGTCACCTCAGACCGCACAACAGTCCCCATCGCCCCCAGATTACAGCCCTACTGAG CTTGGTGGAGACCTTGGAGGAAGTTCTGCT ATGGGGGCTGGTTTTGGTGCTGCTCCAGCTGCAATGCCGGCCTCATTCAGTGCCCCCGTTAGTGGTGGCCTGGATGACCTGTTCGATCTCGGAGGTGGCGTTGGCATGCCCATGGGAGCCTTCAGCCCCCCCAAAACG GTTTGGCTGCCAGCCATGAAGGGCAAGGGGCTTGAAATTTCAGGCACCTTTGCTCGCCGTGCTGGCGTCTTCCAAATGGAGTTGACCCTTATGAACAAAGCAATGAGCGTAATGACCGATTTTGCCATCCAGTTCAACAGAAACAG CTTTGGTATTGCTCCTGCCGGTCCCCTCCAGGTTCTGACCCCTCTGAGCCCAAACCAGACTATTGAAGTGACCCTTCCTCTCAATACTGTTGGACCTGTTATGAAGATGGACCCCCTCAACAACCTGCAG GTGGCTGTTAAGAACAACATTGACGTGTTTTACTTCAGCTGCCAGTACCCCATCAGCATGCTGTTTGTAGAGGACGGGAAGATGG aGCGGCAAGTTTTCCTCGCCACATGGAAAGACATTCCTAATGACAATGAGTCCCAGTTTCAGATCAAAGACTGCCATCTCAGCTCAG ATGCAGCCTCCAACAAACTGCAGGGCAGCAACATCTTCACCATAGCCAAGCGCACAGTTGATGGACAGGACATGCTGTATCAGTCCATGAAACTCACCAATGGCATCTGGGTGCTGGCTGAGCTCAGGCTGCAGGCAGGAAACCCAAATTACACA GTCTCTCTGAAGTGCAGAGCTCCGGAGGTTTCCCAGTGCGTGTTCCAGAGCTACGAGGCCGTGCTGAAGAACTGA
- the ap1b1 gene encoding AP-1 complex subunit beta-1 isoform X2, with amino-acid sequence MQEWANQLCENRQFGSKMTDSKYFTTTKKGEIFELKAELNSDKKEKKKEAVKKVIASMTVGKDVSALFPDVVNCMQTDNLELKKLVYLYLMNYAKSQPDMAIMAVNTFVKDCEDPNPLIRALAVRTMGCIRVDKITEYLCEPLRKCLKDEDPYVRKTAAVCVAKLHDINAQLVEDQGFLDTLKDLISDSNPMVVANAVAALSEIAESHPNSNLMDLNPQTINKLLTALNECTEWGQIFILDCLANYTPRDDRESQSICERVTPRLSHANSAVVLSAVKVLMKFMEMLPKDLDYYGTLLKKLAPPLVTLLSAEPELQYVALRNINLIVQRRPEILKHEMKVFFVKYNDPIYVKLEKLDIMIRLASQANIAQVLAELKEYATEVDVDFVRKAVRAIGRCAIKVEQSAERCVSTLLDLIQTKVNYVVQEAIVVIKDIFRKYPNKYESVIATLCENLDSLDEPEARAAMIWIVGEYAERIDNADELLESFLEGFHDESTQVQLQLLTAIVKLFLKKPTETQELVQQVLSLATQDSDNPDLRDRGYIYWRLLSTDPVAAKEVVLAEKPLISEETDLIEPTLLEELICHIGTLASVYHKPPSAFVEGSRGVQHKRLPGSAGSGESVESPDTSSAAGISDAPPAVIPSQGDLLGDLLNLDVTPPATTGPPPAANSGVQMGAMDLLGGGLDSLLGGDLGGSSAMGAGFGAAPAAMPASFSAPVSGGLDDLFDLGGGVGMPMGAFSPPKTVWLPAMKGKGLEISGTFARRAGVFQMELTLMNKAMSVMTDFAIQFNRNSFGIAPAGPLQVLTPLSPNQTIEVTLPLNTVGPVMKMDPLNNLQVAVKNNIDVFYFSCQYPISMLFVEDGKMERQVFLATWKDIPNDNESQFQIKDCHLSSDAASNKLQGSNIFTIAKRTVDGQDMLYQSMKLTNGIWVLAELRLQAGNPNYTVSLKCRAPEVSQCVFQSYEAVLKN; translated from the exons ATGCAGGAATGGGCCAATCAGTTATGC GAGAACCGACAGTTTGGATCCAAGATGACAGACTCCAAGTACTTCACCACTACCAAGAAAG GAGAAATTTTTGAGCTCAAAGCAGAGCTAAACAGTgacaagaaggagaagaagaaggaggcaGTGAAGAAGGTCATAGCATCCATGACAGTGGGCAAAGATGTCAG CGCTCTGTTTCCAGATGTTGTGAACTGCATGCAAACGGACAACCTGGAACTGAAAAAGTTGGTCTACCTCTACTTGATGAACTATGCCAAAAGTCAGCCAGACATGGCTATCATGGCTGTTAACACCTTTGTGAAG GACTGTGAAGATCCCAACCCCCTCATCCGAGCGCTTGCTGTCCGTACAATGGGCTGTATCCGTGTGGACAAGATCACGGAGTACCTCTGCGAGCCTCTAAGAAAATGTCTGAAGGATGAAGACCCCTATGTGAGGAAGACGGCTGCTGTGTGTGTAGCAAAGCTTCATGACATCAATGCCCAGCTGGTGGAGGACCAAGGCTTCCTGGACACCCTTAAAGATCTCATTTCGGACTCCAACCCCATG GTTGTTGCAAATGCAGTAGCAGCACTGTCTGAAATCGCAGAGTCTCATCCCAACAGTAATCTGATGGACCTAAACCCTCAGACCATTAACAAGTTGCTGACAGCTCTTAATGAATGTACAGAGTGGGGAcagatatttattcttgactgTCTGGCCAATTACACCCCTCGTGATGACCGTGAGTCCCAAAG CATCTGTGAGCGTGTCACCCCGCGGCTCTCCCATGCCAACTCTGCAGTGGTGTTGTCAGCggttaaagttttaatgaagttCATGGAAATGCTCCCCAAAGATTTGGACTATTACGGCACTCTGCTCAAGAAGCTCGCCCCCCCGCTGGTCACGCTCCTCTCTGCTGAGCCTGAGCTGCAGTACGTGGCGCTTAGAAACATCAATCTTATTGTCCAGAGACG ccCAGAGATCCTGAAGCATGAAATGAAGGTTTTCTTTGTCAAATACAATGACCCAATTTATGTCAAACTGGAGAAGCTGGACATCATGATTCGCCTTGCATCTCAAGCCAACATTGCCCAG GTGCTGGCTGAGTTAAAGGAGTATGCCACTGAGGTGGATGTGGACTTTGTGCGGAAAGCGGTCAGGGCCATTGGCCGCTGTGCCATCAAAGTGGAG CAATCAGCAGAGCGCTGTGTCAGCACACTTCTAGATCTCATACAGACCAAAGTCAATTATGTGGTGCAGGAGGCCATTGTAGTCATCAAGGACATTTTCCGCAAGTACCCCAACAA ATATGAGAGCGTGATTGCCACTCTGTGTGAGAATCTCGACTCGTTGGATGAGCCGGAGGCACGTGCTGCCATGATCTGGATTGTGGGAGAGTATGCCGAGCGCATTGACAATGCTGATGAGCTGCTGGAAAGCTTTTTGGAGGGTTTCCATGACGAAAGCACCCAG GTGCAGTTGCAGCTATTGACTGCAATTGTCAAGCTGTTCCTGAAAAAgcccacagagacacaggagcTGGTGCAGCAGGTTCTAAGCTTAGCCACACag GATTCTGATAACCCAGACCTCAGGGACAGAGGCTACATCTACTGGCGTCTGCTCTCTACGGATCCTGTGGCTGCCAAGGAGGTGGTTTTAGCAGAGAAGCCTCTGATTTCTGAGGAGACGGATCTGATTGAGCCAACCCTGCTGGAGGAGCTTATCTGCCACATTGGTACTCTGGCCTCCGTCTACCACAAGCCCCCCAGTGCCTTTGTCGAGGGCAGCCGGGGTGTTCAGCACAAGAGACTTCCAGGCAGCGCTGGATC tgGGGAGAGTGTTGAGAGCCCGGACACAAGCTCTGCTGCTGGGATTTCTGATGCTCCACCTGCTGTCATCCCATCCCAGGGAGACCTCCTGGGTGATCTTCTCAATCTTGATGTGACACCCCCTGCCACCACTggaccaccaccagcagccaATTCTGGTGTGCAGATGGGTGCCATGGATCTTCTCGGAGGAGGACTGGACAGCCtg CTTGGTGGAGACCTTGGAGGAAGTTCTGCT ATGGGGGCTGGTTTTGGTGCTGCTCCAGCTGCAATGCCGGCCTCATTCAGTGCCCCCGTTAGTGGTGGCCTGGATGACCTGTTCGATCTCGGAGGTGGCGTTGGCATGCCCATGGGAGCCTTCAGCCCCCCCAAAACG GTTTGGCTGCCAGCCATGAAGGGCAAGGGGCTTGAAATTTCAGGCACCTTTGCTCGCCGTGCTGGCGTCTTCCAAATGGAGTTGACCCTTATGAACAAAGCAATGAGCGTAATGACCGATTTTGCCATCCAGTTCAACAGAAACAG CTTTGGTATTGCTCCTGCCGGTCCCCTCCAGGTTCTGACCCCTCTGAGCCCAAACCAGACTATTGAAGTGACCCTTCCTCTCAATACTGTTGGACCTGTTATGAAGATGGACCCCCTCAACAACCTGCAG GTGGCTGTTAAGAACAACATTGACGTGTTTTACTTCAGCTGCCAGTACCCCATCAGCATGCTGTTTGTAGAGGACGGGAAGATGG aGCGGCAAGTTTTCCTCGCCACATGGAAAGACATTCCTAATGACAATGAGTCCCAGTTTCAGATCAAAGACTGCCATCTCAGCTCAG ATGCAGCCTCCAACAAACTGCAGGGCAGCAACATCTTCACCATAGCCAAGCGCACAGTTGATGGACAGGACATGCTGTATCAGTCCATGAAACTCACCAATGGCATCTGGGTGCTGGCTGAGCTCAGGCTGCAGGCAGGAAACCCAAATTACACA GTCTCTCTGAAGTGCAGAGCTCCGGAGGTTTCCCAGTGCGTGTTCCAGAGCTACGAGGCCGTGCTGAAGAACTGA